In one Lolium rigidum isolate FL_2022 chromosome 3, APGP_CSIRO_Lrig_0.1, whole genome shotgun sequence genomic region, the following are encoded:
- the LOC124703181 gene encoding pentatricopeptide repeat-containing protein At3g06430, chloroplastic isoform X2 yields MALAGAANGTFRPRLITASADTSDTHTRRRHWKAGEFPFSTTSPSSGTQRRKLRTTERPPPTPPSKGKVDPEERGRQRHWKAGEFPAAAESQSQSGRRGRARTPIKNVKKRLDARADSKAWACTVTEALSDRIDAKNWQEALQVFEMLKEQPFYYPKEGTYMKLLLLLGRSGQPSLARQLFTEMQQQGCQATPELYTALIGAYCRSGLLDEALQLLDDMKASPLCQPDVYTYSILIKAFVDAPRFDLVDAMFKEMAERSVSPNTVTQNIVLSGYCRAGRLDDMEKLLSTMLDSTTSKPDVWTMNIILSLFGNSGQVGLMEKWYEKFRGYGIEPETRTLNILIGAYGKKRMYDKMSAVMEYMRRLAFPWTTSTYNNVIEAFAEAGDAKNMEDTFNQMRSEGMKPDTKTFCCLINGFSNAGLFHKVVGMVKLAERLDVPANTSFHNAILAACAKAEDLMEMERVFRHMKHMHCVPDATTYSILVEAYRKEGMTDKMYALQQENPSLVSTELVMV; encoded by the exons ATGGCGCTCGCCGGAGCCGCCAACGGGACCTTCCGCCCTCGTCTCATCACCGCCTCCGCCGACACCTCCGACACTCATACTCGACGCCGCCACTGGAAG GCCGGCGAGTTCCCCTTCTCCACCACCTCCCCCTCCTCCGGCACGCAGCGCCGGAAGCTCCGGACTACGGAGCGCCCTCCCCCAACTCCACCATCCAAGGGGAAGGTAGACCCAGAGGAGAGAGGTCGCCAGAGGCACTGGAAGGCGGGGGAATTCCCGGCGGCGGCCGAGTCCCAATCCCAGTCCGGGAGGAGGGGTCGCGCTCGCACCCCCATCAAGAACGTCAAGAAGCGGCTCGACGCCCGCGCCGATTCCAAGGCTTGGGCCTGCACCGTCACCGAGGCCCTCTCCGACCGCATCGACGCCAAGAACTGGCAAGAGGCGCTTCAG GTCTTCGAGATGCTCAAGGAGCAACCATTTTACTATCCCAAAGAGGGCACCTACATGAAGCTACTCCTATTGCTGGGGAGATCAGGCCAGCCTTCCCTAGCGCGGCAACTTTTCACTGAGATGCAGCAGCAAGGATGCCAGGCAACTCCGGAGCTCTACACTGCCTTGATCGGGGCCTACTGCCGGAGCGGCCTACTGGACGAGGCACTCCAGCTTCTCGATGACATGAAAGCCTCCCCGCTCTGCCAGCCTGATGTCTACACCTATAGCATCCTCATCAAGGCCTTTGTGGATGCTCCAAGGTTCGACCTCGTCGATGCTATGTTCAAAGAGATGGCCGAGCGCTCCGTGTCACCCAACACGGTCACGCAAAACATTGTTCTTAGTGGCTACTGCAGGGCCGGAAGGTTGGACGACATGGAGAAGCTACTCTCCACAATGCTCGATAGCACAACTAGTAAGCCGGATGTCTGGACCATGAACATTATCCTAAGCCTGTTTGGGAACAGTGGCCAAGTTGGTTTGATGGAGAAGTGGTACGAGAAATTCCGAGGCTATGGGATTGAGCCGGAGACTCGGACGCTCAACATTCTCATTGGCGCTTATGGGAAGAAGCGGATGTATGACAAGATGTCTGCGGTGATGGAGTACATGCGCAGGTTAGCGTTtccatggacgacctccacgtACAACAACGTCATTGAGGCATTTGCTGAGGCAGGCGATGCGAAAAACATGGAGGACACATTTAACCAGATGCGCTCAGAGGGGATGAAGCCGGATACAAAGACCTTCTGTTGTCTCATAAATGGGTTTAGCAATGCAGGCCTTTTCCATAAGGTGGTAGGCATGGTCAAGCTTGCTGAGAGGCTTGATGTACCGGCAAACACATCTTTTCACAACGCTATTCTTGCGGCATGTGCAAAGGCAGAGGATCTGATGGAAATGGAGAGGGTCTTCAGGCACATGAAACATATGCATTGTGTTCCAGATGCCACCACATATTCCATCTTGGTGGAAGCTTATCGGAAGGAAGGAATGACTGACAAGATGTATGCTCTGCAACAGGAGAACCCAAGTTTGGTTTCGACTGAGCTTGTCATGGTGTAA
- the LOC124703181 gene encoding pentatricopeptide repeat-containing protein At3g06430, chloroplastic isoform X1, translated as MALAGAANGTFRPRLITASADTSDTHTRRRHWKAGEFPFSTTSPSSGTQRRKLRTTERPPPTPPSKGKVDPEERGRQRHWKAGEFPAAAESQSQSGRRGRARTPIKNVKKRLDARADSKAWACTVTEALSDRIDAKNWQEALQVFEMLKEQPFYYPKEGTYMKLLLLLGRSGQPSLARQLFTEMQQQGCQATPELYTALIGAYCRSGLLDEALQLLDDMKASPLCQPDVYTYSILIKAFVDAPRFDLVDAMFKEMAERSVSPNTVTQNIVLSGYCRAGRLDDMEKLLSTMLDSTTSKPDVWTMNIILSLFGNSGQVGLMEKWYEKFRGYGIEPETRTLNILIGAYGKKRMYDKMSAVMEYMRRLAFPWTTSTYNNVIEAFAEAGDAKNMEDTFNQMRSEGMKPDTKTFCCLINGFSNAGLFHKVVGMVKLAERLDVPANTSFHNAILAACAKAEDLMEMERVFRHMKHMHCVPDATTYSILVEAYRKEGMTDKMYALQQENPSLVSTELVMV; from the exons ATGGCGCTCGCCGGAGCCGCCAACGGGACCTTCCGTCCTCGTCTCATCACCGCCTCCGCCGACACCTCCGACACTCATACTCGCCGCCGCCACTGGAAGGCCGGCGAGTTCCCCTTCTCCACCACCTCCCCCTCCTCCGGCACGCAGCGCCGGAAGCTCCGGACTACGGAGCGCCCTCCCCCAACTCCACCATCCAAGGGGAAGGTAGACCCAGAGGAGAGAGGTCGCCAGAGGCACTGGAAGGCGGGGGAATTCCCGGCGGCGGCCGAGTCCCAATCCCAGTCCGGGAGGAGGGGTCGCGCTCGCACCCCCATCAAGAACGTCAAGAAGCGGCTCGACGCCCGCGCCGATTCCAAGGCTTGGGCCTGCACCGTCACCGAGGCCCTCTCCGACCGCATCGACGCCAAGAACTGGCAAGAGGCGCTTCAG GTCTTCGAGATGCTCAAGGAGCAACCATTTTACTATCCCAAAGAGGGCACCTACATGAAGCTACTCCTATTGCTGGGGAGATCAGGCCAGCCTTCCCTAGCGCGGCAACTTTTCACTGAGATGCAGCAGCAAGGATGCCAGGCAACTCCGGAGCTCTACACTGCCTTGATCGGGGCCTACTGCCGGAGCGGCCTACTGGACGAGGCACTCCAGCTTCTCGATGACATGAAAGCCTCCCCGCTCTGCCAGCCTGATGTCTACACCTATAGCATCCTCATCAAGGCCTTTGTGGATGCTCCAAGGTTCGACCTCGTCGATGCTATGTTCAAAGAGATGGCCGAGCGCTCCGTGTCACCCAACACGGTCACGCAAAACATTGTTCTTAGTGGCTACTGCAGGGCCGGAAGGTTGGACGACATGGAGAAGCTACTCTCCACAATGCTCGATAGCACAACTAGTAAGCCGGATGTCTGGACCATGAACATTATCCTAAGCCTGTTTGGGAACAGTGGCCAAGTTGGTTTGATGGAGAAGTGGTACGAGAAATTCCGAGGCTATGGGATTGAGCCGGAGACTCGGACGCTCAACATTCTCATTGGCGCTTATGGGAAGAAGCGGATGTATGACAAGATGTCTGCGGTGATGGAGTACATGCGCAGGTTAGCGTTtccatggacgacctccacgtACAACAACGTCATTGAGGCATTTGCTGAGGCAGGCGATGCGAAAAACATGGAGGACACATTTAACCAGATGCGCTCAGAGGGGATGAAGCCGGATACAAAGACCTTCTGTTGTCTCATAAATGGGTTTAGCAATGCAGGCCTTTTCCATAAGGTGGTAGGCATGGTCAAGCTTGCTGAGAGGCTTGATGTACCGGCAAACACATCTTTTCACAACGCTATTCTTGCGGCATGTGCAAAGGCAGAGGATCTGATGGAAATGGAGAGGGTCTTCAGGCACATGAAACATATGCATTGTGTTCCAGATGCCACCACATATTCCATCTTGGTGGAAGCTTATCGGAAGGAAGGAATGACTGACAAGATGTATGCTCTGCAACAGGAGAACCCAAGTTTGGTTTCGACTGAGCTTGTCATGGTGTAA